Proteins encoded in a region of the Falco rusticolus isolate bFalRus1 chromosome 12, bFalRus1.pri, whole genome shotgun sequence genome:
- the EFEMP1 gene encoding EGF-containing fibulin-like extracellular matrix protein 1 — protein sequence MLTAMFLAALILITVQSQETEETITYTQCTDGYEWDPVRQRCKDIDECEIVPDACKGGMKCVNHYGGYLCLPRTAQIIVNEREEAAAESTSGRNNVIRRTPADPHRAPPNPTHQIQCATGYEQSDHNVCQDIDECATGTHNCRADQVCVNLRGSFSCQCPPGYQKRGDQCIDIDECTLPPYCHHRCVNTPGSYYCQCNAGFQLASNNHTCVDINECDANNPCAQQCYNILGSFICQCNPGFELSSDRINCEDTDECRTSSYICQYQCVNEPGKFSCVCPEGYQVVGGRTCQDINECETTNECREDEICWNYHGGFRCYPRNPCQEPYVLTSENRCVCPVSNAICRELPYSVVYKYMSIRSDRTVPSDIFQIQATTIYPNTINTFRIKSGNENGEFYLRQTSAVSAMLVLVKSLSGPREHIVDLEMLTVNSLNYRTSSVLRLTIIVGPYAF from the exons cAATGCACGGATGGCTATGAATGGGATCCTGTTAGGCAACGGTGCAAAG ATATTGATGAGTGTGAAATAGTCCCAGATGCATGTAAAGGTGGGATGAAATGTGTTAACCACTATGGAGGATACCTCTGTCTACCTAGAACAGCACAAATAATTGTAAATGAGcgagaagaagcagcagctgaatcCACTAGTGGTCGAAACAATGTCATTCGACGGACTCCAGCTGATCCTCACCGTGCTCCTCCAAACCCAACTCATCAAATTCAGTGTGCAACTGGGTATGAGCAAAGTGATCACAATGTGTGCCAAG ATATAGATGAATGTGCAACTGGAACCCATAATTGTAGAGCTGATCAAGTATGTGTCAATTTAAGAGGGTCCTTCAGCTGCCAGTGTCCTCCAGGCTATCAGAAACGAGGGGACCAATGCATTG ATATTGACGAATGCACCCTGCCTCCATATTGCCACCATCGATGCGTGAACACTCCTGGTTCCTATTATTGCCAGTGTAATGCTGGTTTCCAGTTAGCATCCAACAACCACACCTGTGTAG acatAAATGAATGTGATGCCAATAACCCATGTGCACAACAGTGTTACAATATACTGGGTTCTTTCATCTGTCAGTGTAATCCAGGATTTGAGTTAAGCAGTGACAGAATTAACTGTGAAG ACACTGATGAGTGCAGAACCTCAAGTTATATATGTCAATATCAGTGTGTCAATGAACCAGGAAAATTCTCATGTGTCTGTCCTGAGGGATACCAGGTAGTAGGAGGCAGAACATGTCAAG ATATAAATGAATGCGAGACTACGAATGAATGCAGAGAGGATGAAATTTGCTGGAATTACCATGGAGGATTTCGTTGTTACCCAAGAAATCCTTGTCAAGAGCCCTACGTCCTTACATCTGAGAA ccgCTGTGTCTGCCCTGTATCAAATGCCATTTGCCGAGAGCTGCCTTACTCTGTTGTGTACAAATACATGAGCATCCGTTCTGACAGAACAGTACCCTCCGATATCTTCCAGATTCAGGCAACCACTATTTACCCTAATACTATTAACACATTCCGGATCAAGTCTGGAAACGAAAATGGAGAATTTTACCTGAGA CAAACAAGCGCCGTAAGTGCAATGCTTGTACTGGTGAAATCACTATCAGGACCAAGAGAACACATTGTGGACCTGGAGATGCTAACAGTCAACAGTTTGAATTATCGTACAAGCTCGGTGTTAAGATTAACAATAATAGTGGGACCTTATGCATTTTAG